A stretch of Chionomys nivalis chromosome 2, mChiNiv1.1, whole genome shotgun sequence DNA encodes these proteins:
- the LOC130870008 gene encoding olfactory receptor 10AG1-like — MGHAEIRTEDNASTVTHFILLGFSDLPNLQGFLFGMFSLVYITILIGNSSIIVITILDPALQKPMYFFLANFSSLEICYVSVTLPRILYNIGTQNRNISKVACATQTCFFLILGATECFLLAVMSYDRYVAICNPLHYPLVMNPVKCNQLAAGSWLGGMPFQVAQTCQIFSLSFCNSNRINHFFCDLPPILKLACEDTSVNELSVYLVTIFIATVPFMLILASYSKIIATILKLPTATGRAKAFSTCSSHLLVVFLFFGSATITYLRPKSTHSPGTDKLFSLFYTIVTPMFNPLIYSLRNKDVIAALRKLLLRK, encoded by the coding sequence ATGGGTCATGCAGAGATCAGAACAGAGGACAATGCCTCCACAGTCACACATTTCATCCTCCTGGGATTCTCTGACCTTCCCAACCTCCAGGGGTTTCTTTTTGGAATGTTCTCCTTAGTTTACATCACTATCCTAATTGGAAATAGCTCCATAATTGTGATAACCATCCTCGATCCTGCACTACAGAAGCCCATGTATTTTTTCCTGGCAAACTTTTCTTCTCTGGAAATCTGTTATGTGTCAGTCactcttcctagaattctgtaCAACATTGGTACTCAGAATAGAAACATATCCAAGGTGGCCTGTGCCACACAAACATGCTTCTTCCTTATTCTGGGAGCCACTGAATGTTTCCTTCTGGCTGTGATGtcttatgaccgctatgtggctatCTGCAACCCTCTGCACTATCCCTTGGTCATGAACCCAGTAAAATGCAATCAGCTGGCTGCAGGCTCATGGCTTGGTGGAATGCCATTCCAAGTAGCACAAACCTGTCAGATATTCTCTCTAAGTTTTTGCAATTCTAATCGAATTaaccacttcttctgtgacttACCTCCCATTCTCAAACTAGCTTGTGAAGATACTTCTGTTAATGAACTGTCTGTCTACTTAGtgactattttcattgctacagTACCTTTTATGTTGATACTTGCTTCTTACAGCAAAATCATTGCTACCATTCTGAAGCTGCCAACAGCCACAGGACGAGCAAAAGCTTTTTCCACTTGTTCTTCCCATTTGCttgtagtgtttttattttttggatcaGCCACGATTACTTACTTGAGACCAAAGTCCACACATTCTCCAGGAACTGACAAACTGTTTTCTCTATTCTACACCATTGTGACTCCCATGTTTAATCCCTTGATATACAGCCTTAGGAACAAGGACGTGATTGCCGCACTGAGAAAATTGTTACTTCGAAAATAA